A genomic region of Equus caballus isolate H_3958 breed thoroughbred chromosome 1, TB-T2T, whole genome shotgun sequence contains the following coding sequences:
- the CHST3 gene encoding carbohydrate sulfotransferase 3: MEKGLALPQDCRDFLHSLRMRSKYALFLVFVVVVFVFIEKENKIISRVSDKLKQIPQSLVDANSTDPALALAENASLLSLSELDSAFTQLQSRLRNLSLQLGVEPAEEAEGEEEGQPPRPALAQPRRHVLLMATTRTGSSFVGEFFNQQGNIFYLFEPLWHIERTVSFEPGGANAAGSALVYRDVLKQLFLCDLYVLEHFISPLPEDHLTQYMFRRGSSRSLCEDPVCTPFVKKVFEKYHCKNRRCGPLNVTLAAEACRRKEHMALKAVRIRQLEFLQPLAEDPRLDLRVIQLVRDPRAVLASRMVAFAGKYETWKKWLAEGQDRLREEEVQRLRGNCESIRLSAELGLRQPAWLRGRYMLVRYEDVARRPLQKAREMYHFAGIPLTPQVEDWIQKNTQAARDSSGIYSTQKNSSEQFEKWRFSMPFKLAQVVQAACAPAMRLFGYKLVQDAASLTNRSVSLLEERGTFWVT; the protein is encoded by the exons ATGGAGAAAGGCCTTGCTTTGCCCCAGGACTGCCGGGACTTTCTGCACAGCCTGAGGATGAGGAGCAAATATGCCCTTTTCCTGgtttttgtggtggtggtttttgtcttcattgaaaaggaaaataaaatcatatcgAG GGTCTCGGACAAGCTGAAGCAGATCCCCCAATCCCTGGTAGATGCCAATAGCACCGACCCAGCCCTGGCCTTGGCTGAGAACGCGTCCCTCTTGTCCCTGAGTGAGCTTGATTCAGCCTTCACGCAGCTGCAGAGCCGCCTGCGAAACCTCAGTCTGCAGCTGGGTGTGGAGCCAGCAGAGGAGGccgagggggaggaggaggggcagccgCCCAGGCCCGCCCTGGCCCAGCCCCGGCGCCATGTGCTCCTCATGGCCACCACGCGCACCGGCTCCTCGTTCGTGGGCGAGTTCTTCAACCAGCAGGGCAACATATTCTACCTCTTCGAGCCGCTGTGGCACATCGAGCGCACGGTGTCCTTCGAGCCGGGAGGCGCCAATGCCGCAGGCTCGGCCCTGGTCTACCGTGACGTGCTCAAGCAGCTCTTCCTGTGCGACCTGTACGTCCTGGAGCATTTCATCAGCCCCCTGCCCGAGGACCACCTGACTCAGTACATGTTCCGCCGGGGCTCCAGCCGCTCCCTCTGTGAGGACCCTGTCTGTACTCCCTTTGTCAAGAAGGTCTTTGAGAAGTACCACTGCAAGAACCGCCGCTGTGGCCCCCTCAACGTGACGCTGGCCGCCGAGGCCTGCCGCCGCAAGGAGCACATGGCCCTCAAGGCCGTGCGCATCCGACAGCTGGAGTTCCTGCAGCCGCTGGCCGAGGACCCCCGGCTGGACCTGCGCGTCATCCAGCTGGTGCGCGACCCCCGGGCCGTGCTGGCCTCCCGCATGGTGGCCTTTGCCGGCAAGTATGAGACCTGGAAGAAGTGGCTGGCCGAGGGACAGGACCGcctgagagaggaggaggtgcaGCGGCTGAGGGGGAACTGTGAGAGCATCCGCCTATCGGCGGAGCTGGGCCTGAGGCAGCCGGCCTGGCTGCGGGGCCGCTACATGCTGGTGCGCTACGAGGACGTGGCCCGCAGGCCCCTGCAGAAGGCCCGGGAGATGTACCACTTTGCAGGCATCCCCCTGACCCCGCAGGTGGAAGACTGGATCCAGAAGAACACCCAGGCGGCCCGGGACAGCAGCGGCATCTACTCCACACAGAAGAACTCCTCGGAGCAGTTTGAGAAGTGGCGCTTCAGCATGCCCTTCAAGCTGGCGCAGGTGGTGCAGGCCGCCTGTGCTCCTGCCATGCGCCTCTTTGGCTACAAGTTGGTGCAGGATGCCGCCTCCCTCACCAACCGCTCTGTCAGCCTGCTGGAGGAGCGTGGCACCTTCTGGGTCACGTAG